CAATCTAAGAAAATGATTATTCCTCATAAATTTTACCTTAATTGCATCTCAAAATAGTCAAACTTCTTAGTTAATATCGCATggttgtatatatataataattaaaaagaaaaaaaaaagaattaaatccTTTGGCAGATCCCAAATTTATGGACAGTAAAGTAGATTTAGTTAAGATAGTGGACTATGtcaatgaaagagcaaaaagaaaagaaaaaaaatcttcaaaattatttttattaggaGTCCTCTTCAAACTAGTTTACTCCTACTATTTCTCATCATGCATCTACAACAAACTCACCCTCAATTTTCTCCTTTCAAAACCATGACACTTTCCATTAATCAACTTAATCGATCCCCAATAATATGTGTCTTGTCCTCCATCACTTTGACTTGTTATAACAAAGACAcgtgataattatatattaaacaCATCAGTTTGTAacttatatatacatatataattaatcacaTTCCAATTGTGGATTATTCAATACATTCACTAATTCAGTAGTATGGCAGAGAACGACAACAATGGCAACGCAGTTGCTGAGGAAGCCCGCGCAGTAGTGGCAGTAGTAGAAGAGAAACCTCCTTGCAAAGACAAAGAATTAGGCGACTGCGGTGGTGGAGGCGGAGGAGATGATATTCCGAAAGCAAGTAAAAATAAGAACCCATTTCTGGAAATCAACAACTTGGAGAAGGCATTAGCTACAATGACACTGATACTGTCAATCCCAGTATTGGGTTTTATTGTGTGGATATTTTACGTTAGAGATTCGGAGTGCGAGAGCATTTTGAAGCTGCCGAGTTTCCAAATAGGGATTGGGGTTGGTTTAATTTTCTTGTTTCTCATAAGCAATGCAGTGGTTTTTCTAAGGTCTAGATACCCCGTTTTGGGGCTTCTAGTTGTGATGGTGCCGTTGTTGCTTATGTTCATAGTTGGGCTTGCGCTTGTTGGGGCGTATAAAATGGAAAGCCGATCCGTGGCTGCATCACCCAAATGGTTGAGATTGAAAGTGTTTGATGAAGCGCATTCCCAAGATATTAAGACTTGTATTTATGATTCAGGGGCTTGTGATGATTTGGTCTCAAGAACTCTCATGCTTAAATCTTATGATTTTAGCCTCAAGAAACTCTCCTTCATCGAGGTAAATTCTCCCCTCCCTATAAACTACTATTAGTAACTAATCTCttaacatcttatatatatatatatattgattgtAAGCTTTTTTGTGCATGAATTATAATTATAAGTTTGTAATTGAATTGAAgagatatatatattattggtGTGTTAGTCTGGATGTTGCATGCCAGCAACGATTTGCGAAATGGAATACGTAAACGCAACATTTTGGAGGAAAAATGGAGGACCAACTGATCCATCAAATCCATACGACAGTGATTGTAATTTATGGGACAACGACAGAGGAAATTTGTGCTATAATTGCATTTCTTGCAAAACGGGGTTTCTCAAAACTCTTCAGGCTAAATGGAAGAAGCTCGGCGTTTTTCTCATCGTTGCCTCTCTTTTACTCTTCATCTCTCATCTCATTTTGTTCCTCTCCTCCGTCTTCAAACAGTTTCGAGTTTAATTTACCACTCCATCATCCTTGAGATCATTAGCGGAAGTATACGTGCAAGATGACCCGAAAACTCGCAAATATCACTACACGGCCACTTCAattcaacaacaacaacaacaacaaccatTTCTTGGCCACGACTTTAAGTCTTCCCCTTTCTTTTA
The sequence above is drawn from the Cucumis melo cultivar AY chromosome 2, USDA_Cmelo_AY_1.0, whole genome shotgun sequence genome and encodes:
- the LOC103487487 gene encoding tetraspanin-15 gives rise to the protein MAENDNNGNAVAEEARAVVAVVEEKPPCKDKELGDCGGGGGGDDIPKASKNKNPFLEINNLEKALATMTLILSIPVLGFIVWIFYVRDSECESILKLPSFQIGIGVGLIFLFLISNAVVFLRSRYPVLGLLVVMVPLLLMFIVGLALVGAYKMESRSVAASPKWLRLKVFDEAHSQDIKTCIYDSGACDDLVSRTLMLKSYDFSLKKLSFIEVNSPLPINYYYFFSGCCMPATICEMEYVNATFWRKNGGPTDPSNPYDSDCNLWDNDRGNLCYNCISCKTGFLKTLQAKWKKLGVFLIVASLLLFISHLILFLSSVFKQFRV